The window GCGCGTCCCTGCGCCGCACGGGCCCCGACGTCACACGAAGGTGCCTGCTCTGTCGGTCAGAGCTGCTCGCCGACGAAGACCGTGAGGTCGACGAGGCGGTTGGAGTAGCCCCACTCGTTGTCGTACCAGCCGAGGATCTTCACCGTGTTGCCCTCCTGGACCATGGTCAGGGAGGAGTCGAAGGTGCAGGAGGCCGGGTCGCTGACGATGTCCGAGGAGACGATCTCGTCCTCGGTGTAGGCCAGGTAGCCCTTGAGGTCGCCGTCCTCGGAGGCCTTCTTGAACGCGGCGTTGACCTCGTCCTTGGTGACCTCGCGCTGCAGCGTGACGACCAGGTCGGTGGCCGAGCCGGTCGGGACCGGGACGCGCATCGCGATGCCGTCGAGCTTGCCCTTGAGCTGCGGGAGGACCAGCGCGGTGGCCTTCGCGGCACCGGTGGTGGTCGGGATGATGTTCTCGGCGGCGGCGCGGGCGCGGCGCAGGTCCGAGTGCGGGAAGTCCAGGATGCGCTGGTCGTTGGTGTACGCGTGGACCGTCGTCATCAGACCCTTGACGATGCCGAAGTTCTCGTCGAGGACCTTGGCCATCGGCGCCACACAGTTGGTGGTGCAGGAGGCGTTGGAGATGACGTGGTGGTTGGCCGCGTCGTACTTGTCCTGGTTGACGCCCATCACGATGGTGATGTCCTCGTCCTTGGCCGGAGCCGAGATGAGGACCTTCTTGGCGCCGCCGGCGAGGTGCTTCGCGGCGTCGGCCTTCTTCGTGAAGATGCCGGTGGACTCGATCACGATGTCGACGCCCAGCTCACCCCACGGGATGTCGGCGGGGTTGCGCTCGGAGAGGACCTTGATGGTGTGGCCGTCCACGGTGATCGTGTCGGCGGTGTGCGACACCTCGGCCTTGAGACGGCCCAGGATGGTGTCGTACTTCAGGAGGTGTGCGGTGGTCGCGGTGTCACCCAGGTCGTTGACAGCCACGATCTCGATGTCAGCACCCTGCTCCAGCAGCGCGCGGAAGTAGTTACGACCGATGCGGCCAAAGCCGTTGATGCCTACGCGGATCGTCACGAACCGATCTCCTCGTTGGTACGCCGGCTCAGTGCCGGCGAGCTGTATGGGATGTCCCCGACCGCCTACGACCCTACCTCCCCCGGGCCCGTCGAGTGACATCGAGATGCCCTATACATGCCGGTGCGGTCCGTACTCGCCAGTAGGGGTACGGACCGCCCTGGTTTTGCAAGGCGATTACCTTTTGAGCGGCCCTCCGATCATCTGATTCCAGACGTCCGCAGGGCCGCTCACGAGGCCTTCTTCCAGCCGTTCGGCGCAGTCGGCGCTCAGTTCTTCAGAGCAGCCAGCGCCTTGCCGAGCAGTGCCTTGCGGTCGGCGGCCGCGGGGACCTGCTCCAGACCGAAGCCCAGCAGCACGGTGTCGCCCGTGGTGACCGCGCCGTAGGTCTTGAACAGTTCACCCGACAGGCCCCAGTCCTTCACCACGGCCGGGCTGCCCGCGGGCGGACCGGGAGTGCTCCAGGCACCGAGCGACGTCTCGAAGCCCTCGACCGCGCCGGCCGTGCCGCCGATGACGACGGTGGCGTTGTCGGCCAGGACGCCACGACCGCCGGAACCGGGGTCGGTGACGTAGCTGAGCGACACCTCGACCTTCTTCCCGGCGTACGCGGACAGGTCGAACTCGACCTTCTGCCAGCCGTCCGAGGCCCCGGTGAAGCTGTTCCAGGAGCCGCTGGTGCCGGTGGGCGTGCAGCCGCCGGAGCCCAGGGTCAGGTACCGCTTCAGCGCCGGGTGGCCCTGGATGAAGTACCCGGCCTCGCACTCGACGGGCACGGCGGTGGAGGTGGCGCCGCCGGCCTCCGGCAGCGTCGTCCAGTCGTCCGCCCCCACCGTGTGCGCCTCCAGCAGGGCGTGGTCGTAGCCCTCCTCGGTGCTCCACAGCAGCTGGCTGCGCAGGGCGGGCCTGTCGGCCGCGCTCACCGAGGTGAGGTCGATGGTGCGGGTGAGACGGTTCCACGCGTAGTCGGTGTGCGTGGCGGCCGCCATGGACGCGCCCTCGTACGGGCCGTACGGGTTGACGGTCCCGGGGTACTGGCCCGCTCCCGCGCTCTTGAACTGCGGGAACGTCTCCACGGGCAGGGCGTCGGAGGTGACCCCGAAGGAACCGGCCGTGTTCAGCGGGTTCCCGGGCGCGTCGCCGAGCTTGCCACTGAAGCCGCCGAGCTTGCCGAGGCCCGCGAAGGCGGTGGCGTTGGGCAGTGAGGTGCGGCTGTAGGCGCCCAGGTAGTACTGGCTGAAGTCGTTCGACAGGGTGCCGTCGCCGAGGTCGACGGAACCGCCGGCGCTCTCGCCCGCCTCGATCAGCTTGCCGCCCTCGTTGAGGTAGGCGCGCAGGGCGAGCTGGGTGGCGACGCCCGGACGGACGGCGCCCGTATAGTGCACGACGGTCTTGAAGTGCTCCAGTACGCCGAGCGCGTCGGGAGCGCCCTGGGTCGCGACATCCCAGACGAGCGCCCTCTTGTTGTTGGCCTTCAGGGCGTCGACGTAGGCCTGCGTCTGGGTCGCGGTCGCGCCCTCCTCGGCGACGACGAGGATGTCGCCCTTGGGGCGTTCGGCCACGGTGTAGGTGAAGCGCTCGCTCTTGGTGGGCTTGCCGCTCTTGGTCTCACCGGTGAACCAGACCTCGACCTTGTCGCCGGGCTCGCCCTCGCGCACCCTGGCCCGGTACTCGTCGAACCAGAGGTTGTCCTCACCGCCGAAGGTCTCCCCGCCCTTCCAGGGCTTGAGCCTCTCCTGGTACGTGGCGCCGCGGCCGTTGACCCGGTAGTTCAGCTCCTTGTCGCTCACGGACCTGCGGGCGACGACGGAGACCTCCTGCTTCTTGCCGCGCGAGTACGACGTGCCGAACGTCGCCGGGGTGAAGTCGGGGGCGTCGACGCCGACCGAGGACTTCGGCCGGTCGGGCGTGGCGGCGGACTCGGCGACGGAGAGCGCGAACGGGATGTTCTTCGCGAACTCCTGCTGGATCAGCTTCTCGTCGTCCGGGAACGTGAAGACGGAGGCGCAGTCCTCGGGCTTCCAGGCGTCGTTCGGGTCGATGTTCGACGCCGTCTGGCAGGTCGACATCTCGGGGGTGAACATCGCCGTGCCGTTGACGTTGGCCGCGTGGCCGTCCGCCTCACCGTTGGTGGTGTACAGCTCGGAGGAGAGCTGGGGGTGGTAGCCGGGGACCGCGGGGTTGTCCGGGGTACCGGCCAGCGACTTGTAGAGCACGTCGTCCGGGCTGGGCGTGGCCACCTGCCAGCCGACCCCGTAGAGGATGAGTTCGGCGGCCGAGTGGTAGTTGATGCCGTACTCGAAGCCGATGCGCTTCTCGAAGGCGTCCAGGGCCTTGGTCTCGGGCTCCGAGCCCGGGCCGCCGCCGCGGTAGGTCTCGCTGGTGGGGAACGGGGACGAGCCCTCGTTGTCGTAGCCCCACTTGTAGGCGAAGTTGCGGTTGAGGTCGACGCCGTCGCCGACGGTGATGGCGTTGTCGCCGTTGACGTCCCGCAGGTTCTTGCGCCACTGGCGGTTGGCGGCGTCGCGGTGGGTGAAGTCGTAGCCGTCCGGGTTGGCGGAGATCACGAACCACAGCTCGGTGGAGTCGACGATCTTCTTGATCCGCTTGTCCGTCTTGTAGTTGTCCAGGTAGTGGTGCATCAGGCGCCGGGTCATCTCCGGCGTGATCCACTCGCGCGCGTGCTGGTTGGACATGTACAGCACGGACGGCTTGGCACCGTCCTTGGTCTTCTTCGCGTCCTTGGTCAGCTTCACGGCGAGGATGTCCTGGCCCTGGAGGGACGTGCCGAGGGAGACCACCTTGGTCAGGGACGGGTTCTCCTGACCCGTCCGCAGGATCTCCTCCTTGATGTTCCCGGCTCCGCTGTAGGGGCGGTAGACCCCGTCGGCGGCGGCGTCCACACGCGCCTCCGCCTTACGCGTGAGCTGGTGCTCCTTCAGCTTGACGCCCTGCTCCTCCAGGGCGTCCGCCTGTTTGTCGGTGAGGTAGACCTCGACCGACGCGGTGCCCTTCTCGGGTGCCTGCTCGCTGAGTTCGTGACCGTCCTGCCCGGCGGCGAGCAGCAGCGGTATCTGCTTCTTCGTCACCTCGGCCCGGAAGACTTTGACTTCGTCGGTGTCGGAGCCGTCGTTCTCGGCGGCCTGGGCCAGCGGCGCGAGTCCCGCGCCACCGCCCAGCAGGAGTGCGCCGGCGGCGAGGATCGATCTCGCTCTTCGTCTCATGAGCCCCCCTTGCATTGTTCGCCCCAGTAGCGAACAGACGCCAGGCTCATGTCAGATCTGGGCCAAGTCAAGGAGGCGACACAGGCCAATCACGGAATTCACGCGGAAAGCAGAAAGCCGGTGCCGACATGCACAAGTGGCCGTCGGCACCGGCGAGTTGAGCCTCCCCCGATGATCTGTCACCCCACCAGGTTTTCGGCCATCTCCTCGGTGATGCTGGCCTCGGTGCCCGGGATGCCGAGGTCCGACGCGCGCTTGTCGGCCATGGCCAGCAGACGGCGGATCCGGCCCGCGACGGCGTCCTTGGTGAGCGGCGGGTCGGCGAGCGCGCCCAGCTCCTCCAGGGAGGCCTGCTTGTGCTCCATGCGCAGCCGCCCCGCGGCCGCGAGGTGCTCGGGGACGTCGTCGGCGAGGATCTCCAGGGCACGGCCCACGCGGGCGCCGGCGGCGACGGCGGCACGGGCCGAGCGGCGCAGGTTGGCATCGTCGAAGTTGGCGAGCCGGTTCGCCGTGGCCCGGACCTCGCGACGCATCCGCCGCTCCTCCCACGCCAGCACGGACTCGTGGGCGCCGAGGCGGGTCAGGAGCGCGCCGATCGCGTCCCCGTCCCGGACGACCACCCGGTCCACGCCCCGTACCTCGCGGGCCTTCGCCGCGATCGACAGCCGGCGGGCGGCGCCGACCAGCGCGAGCGCCGCCTCCGGGCCCGGGCAGGTCACCTCCAGGGAGGACGAGCGGCCGGGCTCGGTGAGCGAGCCGTGGGCCAGGAAGGCGCCGCGCCAGGCCGCCTCGGCGTCACAGGTGGCCCCGGAGACGACCTGCGGGGGAAGGCCCCGGATGGGGCGGCCGCGGCCGTCCACCAGACCGGTCTGCCGGGCCAGCTGGTCGCCGCCCGCCACCACGCGTACGACATAGCGCGAGCCTCTGCGCAGGCCGCCGGGCGCCATCACGATCAGTTCGGAGCTGTGGCCGAAGATCTCCAGGATGTCCCGCTTGAGTCTGCGGGCCGCCATCGCGGTGTCCAGCTCCGCCTCGATCACGATGCGTCCGCTCACCAGGTGCAGCCCGCCCGCGAACCGCAGGATCGCCGAGACCTCCGCCTTTCTGCAGCAGGTCCGGGTGACGGGTAGCCGGGAGATCTCGTCCTTCACCGCTGCCGTCATCGCCATGGGCCGATCCTTCCATGCATCCGAAAAATACGGTCGTACGCGGCGGCCAACAGCTCCGGGTCGTGCCGCGGAGATCCGTCGGGCCGGGCCACCGGCGCCAGCTCGACCGCGGCGCCGAACCGTTTGGCGGCGTCGGTCAGGGAGTCGCGGTCGGGCACGGCGGCCTCGTCGGCCAGCACCACGTCCAGGGCGAGTTTAGGGGCGTGTCGTGCCAAAACCTCCAAATGACGCTGCGGGGAGAAGCCATCGGTTTCTCCCGGCTGCGGTGCGAGGTTCAGCGACAGCACGAGCCGGGCCTTGGTCTCGGTGAGCGCGTCGAGCAGCTCGGGCACGAGCAGGTGCGGGATCACCGAGGAGAACCAGGAGCCGGGACCGAGGACCACCCAGTCGGCGTCGCGGACCGCCGCGACGGCCTCGGGCACGGCGGGCGGGTCGTGCGGCACGACGTGCACGGACTGCACCTCACCGGGGGTGAGTGCGACGGTCGCCTGCCCCCGGACCGTCTCGACGTCGTCCGGGCGCGCCGGATCGTGCCCCTTGACCAGGGCCTGGAGCTCCAGCGGTACGGCCGACATGGGCAGCACCCGGCCCTGGGCACCCAGCAGCCTGCCCACCAGGTCGAGGGCCTGGACATGGTCGCCGAGCTGTTCCCACAGGGCGACGATCAGCAGGTTGCCGACCGCGTGTTCGTGCAGGTCGCCCTGGGACTGGAAGCGGTGCTGGATGACACGGGCCCAGGTCTGGCCCCAGTCGTCGTCGCCGCACAGCGCGGCCAGCGCCTTGCGCAGGTCGCCGGGCGGCAGGACGCCCAGCTCGTCCCGCAGGCGTCCGCTGGAGCCGCCGTCGTCGGCGACGGTGACCACGGCGGTGAGGTCGCCGGTGATCCGGCGCAGGGCGGCGAGCGAGGCGGACAGGCCCATGCCGCCGCCGAGCGCGACGACCTTGGGCTGGGCTCCCCGGCGGCGCGGCTTGGCCCCGCGCGCCTCGGCGGGCTGGCCCGCGCGGCCCTCGGGGGTGACGCGGCGCAGTCTGCCCAACCGCAGAGCAGCACGTCCGGTCACTCGCGCCCCATGTCCCGGTGCACGACGACGGTTTCGACGCCCTGGGAGGCGAGGCGGGCGGCGAGCTTCTCGGAGGTGGCGACCGAGCGGTGCTTGCCGCCGGTGCAGCCGACCGCGATGGTCACGTACCGCTTGCCCTCGCGGCGGTAGCCGGCGGCGATCATCTGCAGCAGCTCGGTGTAGCGGTCGAGGAACTCCTTGGCGCCGGGCTGGTTGAAGACGTACGCGGAGACCTCCTCGTTCAGACCGGTGAACGGGCGCAGCTCCGGGACCCAGTGCGGGTTGGGCAGGAAGCGCATGTCCACGACCAGGTCGGCGTCGACCGGGAGGCCGTACTTGAAGCCGAAGGACATGACGGTGGCCCGCAGCTCGGGCTCCTCGTCGCCGGCGAACTGGGCGTCCATCTTGGCGCGCAGCTCGTGCACGTTCAGGCTGGAGGTGTCGATGACCAGGTCGGCGTCGCCGCGCAGCTCGCGCAGCAGTTCCCGCTCGGCGGCGATGCCGTCGGTGATGCGGCCGTCGCCCTGGAGGGGGTGCGGGCGGCGGACCGACTCGAAGCGGCGCACGAGGGCGTCGTCGGAGGACTCCAGGAAGACGATGCGCCGGGTGACGTGCTTGGTCTCCAGGTCCGCGAGGGAGTCGCGGAGGTTGTCGAAGAAGCGGCGGCCGCGGACGTCGACGACGACCGCGATCCGGGCCACGTTCCCCTGGGAGCGGGCGCCGAGTTCCACCATGGTGGGGATCAGCGCGGGTGGCAGGTTGTCGACGACGAACCAGCCGAGGTCCTCCAGACACTTGGCGGCCGTGGACCGTCCGGCGCCGGACATGCCGGAGATGATGACCAGCTCGGGGATGGCCGCCTCGGGGACCCCGGCTGTTTCGATGCCCGTACTCACGTGTGCTCCGTCTTCCTGTGGCGCTGGGTGCTGCGGGGTTGCGTCGCCCACCGCGCTGTGGGCCTCCCCGCGCTCCGCCGTGTGCTCGTGGTGCTGCTCTTCCGGACGCTCCGGGCGCCCCGGGAGTTCTGTGGGCTCCGGGAGTTCCGGTCGTTCGTCGTGCTCGGTCATGTCTCCTGCCCTCGCCGCCGGTCCGGGGCGCCCGCGGCCACGGGCTCCCCAGAGGGGTCCGCCGTCGTACCGGGCTCCTCCTCATCCATGATCTCTCCAGTGGCCGTGTTCACGGCGGGCGCGGCCGGAGCCGCCTCGGCGAGGGCCACGGCGATGGTCTCGGCCGTCTTGCGGCCTATGCCGGGGACCTCGCAGATCTGGTCGATCGTCGCGGAGCGCAGCTTCTTCAGCGAACCGAAGTGTTTCAGCAGGGCCTGCTTGCGAGCGTCCCCGAGGCCGGGCACGTCGTCCAAGGGGCTCGCCCGGAAACGCTTGGCGCGTTTGGCGCGCTGGTAGGTGATGGCGAAGCGGTGGGCCTCGTCGCGGACCCGCTGCAGGAGGTAGAGGCCCTCGCTGCTGCGGGGCAGGACCACCGGGTCGTCCTCGCCGGGCACCCAGACCTCCTCCAGGCGCTTGGCGAGGCCGCAGACGGCGATGTCGTCGATGCCCAGCTCGTCGAGCGCCCGCCGGGCGGCGGCGACCTGCGGCTGCCCGCCGTCGACGACGACGAGCTGGGGCGGGTAGGCGAACCGCTTGGGGCGGCCGTCCTCCTCGGTGAAGGCGTTCGGGTCGATGCCCGCGTTCTCGTCCTCCTCGACCCACTCGCCCGTCTTCTCCTTCTCCGCGAGGTAGCGCCGGAAGCGACGGGCGATGACCTCGTGCATGGAGCGGACGTCGTCCTGGCCCTCGCCGTGCCAGACCTGCGTGTCCCCGACCCGGCCCTTGATCTGGAAGCGGCGGTACTCGCTCTTGCGGGCCAGTCCGTCCTCGAAGACGACCATGGAGGCCACGACGTCGTCGCCCTGGAGGTGGGAGATGTCGTAGCACTCGATCCGCAGGGGGGCGCTGTCCAGGTCGAGGGCCTCGGCGATCTCCTCCAGCGCGCGGGAGCGGGTCGTGAGGTCGGAGGCCCGCTTGGTCTTGTGCAGGACGAGCGACTGCTGGGCGTTGCGTGCCACGGTCTCCATGAGCGCCTTCTTGTCGCCGCGCTGCGGGATGCGCAGGGAGACGCCCGCCCCGCGGCGGCCGGTGAGCCACTCCTGGACGGGTCCGACGGGGTCGGGCAGCGCCGGGACCAGGACCTCCTTGGGCACGGAGTCGCCGGTCTCCTCGCCGTAGAGCTGCTGGAGCGCGTGTTCGACGAGGTCACCGGTGGTGACGGCCTCGACCTTGTCGGTGACCCAGCCGCGCTGTCCGCGCACCCGTCCGCCGCGTACGTGGAAGATCTGGACGGCCGCCTCCAGCTCGTCCTCGGCGACCGCGATCAGGTCGGCGTCGGTCGCGTCGGCGAGCACGACCGCGTTCTTCTCCATGGCCTTCTTCAGGGCCTCGATGTCGTCACGCAGCCGGGCGGCCCGCTCGTACTCCATGTCCTCGGCCGCGTCCGTCATCCGCTTCTCCAGACGGCGGATGTACGTGCCGGTGCGCCCCGCCATGAAGTCGCTGAACTCGTCGGCCAGTTCGCGGTGGTCCTCGGCGGAGATCCGCTCGACGCAGGGCGCCGAGCACTTGCCGATGTAACCGAGCAGACAGGGCCGGCCGGTGCGGGCCGCGTTCTTGAACACCCCGGCCGAGCAGGTGCGTACGGGGAAGACGCGCAGCAGCAGGTCGACCGTGTCCCGGATCGCCCACGCGTGCGCGTACGGCCCGAAGTACCGCACGCCCTTCTTCTTGTGCCCGCGCATCACCTGCACGCGCGGGTACTGCTCGTTCATCGTGACCGCGAGGTACGGATAGCTCTTGTCGTCGCGGTACTTGACGTTGAACCGGGGGTCGAACTCCTTGATCCAGGAGTACTCCAGCTGCAGCGCCTCGACCTCCGTGGACACGACGGTCCACTCCACGGAGGCGGCCGTGGTGACCATCGTGCGGGTGCGCGGGTGGAGGCCGGTCAGGTCCTGGAAGTAATTGGCCAGGCGCTGACGCAGGCTCTTCGCCTTCCCGACGTAGATCACCCGGCGGTGCTCGTCACGGAACTTGTACACCCCGGGAGAGTCCGGGATCTGCCCCGGGCTGGGGCGGTAGCTGGAGGGATCGGCCATGCTCCACACCCTACTGGCGGGGAGTGACAACCCGGGGGCCCTGTGGACGGAGCGCAGCGGCCGGACGGCACCGCGCCCCGGGCTCTAACGCGTCTCCAGGAAGGTCAGTACCGCCAGGACCCGCCGGTGGTCGTCCGGCTCCTCGGGCAGCCGCAGTTTCCCGAGGATGCTGCGCACATGCTTCTCCACGGTCCCCTCGGTCACCCACAGCCGACGGCCGATGCCCGAGTTGGACCGCCCCTCCGCCATCAGGCCGAGGACCTCCCGCTCACGATTGCTGAGCATCGACAGCGGATCGTCACGGCGCTGCGCGGCCACCAGCTCCTGCACCAGTGAGGGGTCGACCACCGACCCGCCCCGGCGGATGCGGTCGAGGGTCTCCAGGAACTCGTCCACGACCGTGATCCGGCTCTTGAGCAGATACCCGATGCTGCGCCCGCCGGCCAGCAGCTCCAGGGCGTCCTCGACCTCGACGAACGCCGACAGCACCAGGATCCCGACCGACGGATACCGCTCCCGGATGGTGCCGGCGGCCTTCAGTCCCTCCGTGGACTGCGTCGGCGGCATCCGGATGTCGACGATCGCGATGTCCGGCAGCTCCGTCTCGACGAGGTCCATGAGCCCGTCGGCGTCGCCCGCCTGGCCCGCCACCTCGTAGCCGACGCGCTCGCACAGGCTCGCCAGCCCCTCCCGCAGCAGCACGTCGTCGTCCGCGAGCACCACCCGTCCGCGCACCGGATGCTGATCGGCCTCCATGGTCTCGGTCTCCCCCTTGCCCGACCTGTCCCGTTCGTCTCGACAGCCTGCCTGAACACGGGTCTTACGGCTAGCCGGAAGCCTAGTTGGGGGAGGGCCGTGAAGACACCTGAACGTCTGTCCGCCATGCTCGTAGATGTGCGGCCGCGGGTGGACCGGCACCTCCGACGGGAGACGGCGAGCCATCCCGCCCTGCCCCGGGACCGGACGGCCGTCTCCGCCGTCCGATTCGGCCGCCCGGAACGTACGCCCGTACCGAGTCCCGAACTCCCCCCTTGAACGGGCCTCACCGCGTACGCTTCGGGCGGTCACACACCTCACGCAGGTCACTCACGTCACACACGCGGCTGGACGACCGCCGCGTCCTCCTCCTGCGGCGGCGTCAGCGGCAGACGCACGCTCAGCGTCGTCCCGCTGCCGGGCGGGCTGGCGACCGTCAACCGGCCGCCGATCGCCTCCACCCGGTCGATGAGCCCGATCAGCCCCGACCCCTTGTCGGGCTCCGCCCCCCCGTCGCCGTCGTCGCGGATGACCAGTTCCAGCACGCCCGAGCGCTCCTCGGCCACCACGGTCACCACGTTCGCGCGCGCGTGCTTGACGGTGTTGGTGAGGCTCTCGGAGATGACGTAGTAGGCGGCCACCTCGACCTGTTCCGGGAAGCGGGCCTTGCCGAAGGCGAGGTCGAGTTCCACGGGCACGGCGCAGCGGCGGGCCAGGGCGCGCAGAGCGGGGCCCAGGCCACCCCTGGAGAGGACGGAGGGGTGGATGCCCCGGGCCACCTGCAGCAGCTCCTGGAAGGTGTCGTCGAGGCCCCTGGCCAGCTGGTCAAGCCGCCGGGCCAGTTCCGAGGAGGGGTCCTCCACCAGGGTCTCGGCCATCCTCAGTTCCAGTTGCAGGGAGACCAGGCGCTGCTGGACGCCGTCGTGCAGGTCGCGTTCGATGCGCCGCCGGGAGGCGTCCCCGGCGGCGACCACGCGCGCGCGGGAGGCGGCCAGCTGGGCGCGGCTGTCGGCGTTGGCGATCGCGGTGGCGATCAGTTCGGTGAAGTCGGCGAGCCGGGACTCGGTGCCCCCGGGCAACGGGTCGAGGAGCGAGGCGGCCACGACGACCCCCCACAGGCAGCCCTCGACGACGATGGGGGCGCCCACACAGGTGCCCGAGCGGGCGGCGCTCCGGGTGCGGGCCACCTCGTCGATGGTCCTCCGGGCCGCCTCATGGCGGGTCGTACGCACGATCTCGGCGGCCTCGTCCCCGCGCGCGTGCGCGATCCCGAGGACCTTGACGCTGCCGTCGGGCTCGTGGCGCAGGACGGCCGCCGCCGTGCCCAGCAGGGACGCCACCTCCTCGGCGACCTTCCCGAACACGTCGGCCGGCGGTACGCCGCGCGCGACCGCGGTGGCGACCCGGCGCAGCGCGGCCTGTTCGAGCGCGGCCCGGCGGCTCTCGGTGACGTCGCGGGCGGCCGCGTAGATGAGGCCCTCCTCCGGGACCGGCCGGGCGCTCCACTGCAGCCAGCGTTCGGTGCCGTCGGCGCGGACGTACCGGTTCTCGAACTCGGCGACCTCGGTGCCGCTCGCCAGCAGCGCGATGGTCTCGCGGGTCTTGTCCCGGTCCTCCTCGTGGACGAAGTCGAGCAGGGGCCGGGAGGTCAGCGTCTCGATCGGGTAGCCCAGGGTGCGTTCGAACGCCGGGTTGACGCGCTTGAAGTAGCCGTCGACGCCGCTGATGCAGAGCAGGTCCATGGAGAGGTTGAAGATGCTCTCCAGTTCCTGTTCGGCTCGTCTGCGGCGGCCGTGGGCGGCGGCGAAGGACGCCATGGTGCCGTTCATGCCGCCCAGCAGCTGGGCCCAGGTGCCGTCGAAGGAGTCGACGTCGGCCCGGTGGCAGAGCCGGCCCGCGTCGATCGCGGTGTTCATGGCCCGGATCTCGCCGGCCAGCCGTCCGCTGGTCACCCGCAGCTCGCGGAACGTGTCGGCGACGTCCCCGAGTTCGTCGCGTCCGGTGTAGTGGATGTCGTACGAGAGGTCGCCCTCCGACAGGGCGCGGGCGCCCTCGGAGACCTCGCCGAGAGGGCGGGTGATCGAGCGGCGCAGGGCCAGCGCGAGCAGGGTGACGAAGGTCAGGACGGCGAGGGAGATGCCCAGTTCGGTCAGGGCCTGGGCCCGTATGGCGCGCAGATCGCGGTGGGCGGTGTCGTCGAGTTCGCGGGCGGCGCGGTCCTGGATGCCGCGCAGGGCGTCGACGTAGCGCGCGGAGTCGTCGAGCCAGCTGTCGTACGAGGGCCAGTCGGCGGGTCGGGGGTCGGTGTCGGCGGCGAGCAGGTCGCGGACCGTGCGGACCTCGCGTCCGGGGGCCTGGAAGATCACGGTGTGCAGTTCGGCGTTCAGTCCGTCCGAGGCGGTCAGCCGAAACCTTCTGAGCTGCGACTTCTCCAGTTCGGTCCAGCGGCCGGCGGCGGCGGTGGTGCGCCGCTCGCCGGGTGTGTGGAAGAGGATGGCGAGTTCCGCGCGTTCGCTCTCGGTGGCGGCGACGGCCCGCAGCATCGCCATGTGGGCGTCGGCCGCGCGGCCCGCGGCCCGGGTGGGGCGCCCGGCTTCGAGGCCGGCGACCGTGTCGAGCACCTTGTTCTGGATCACCTCGTACCGCTGGGTGAGGGTCCGGGCGTCCAGCGAGCCGGTACCGGTCTGGACCCGCAGGGCGTGCAGTTGGCGGCGTACGGAGTCGAGGACCCCGGCGACGTCGGACCCCACCTGCCGGTCCACGGCTTCCCCGAAGGCGTGCCGCAGGGCGTCGTCGGTGACCCGCTGGGCCTGCGTCCGGGCGCGCAGGGTGTCCGGCCGGGCATCCAGCCGGGCCTCGACCGCGGCGATCCGCTCACGGGCGACGGCGCCTCCGACCTCGCTGGTCGTGAACGAGACCTCGATCGCGGTGTCGAAGTCGCGCAGGGTCCGCGCCTCCTGCCACTGGGTCATGGCGGTGAACGCCGTGAAGGACAGCAGGACGGTGACCGGCAGCAGGACGAGCAGCATCAGCTTGGGGCCGACGCGCAGCCGCGCCAGGAACGGGACGCGGCTCGCGCCCGTGGCGGGCCGGCGGACCTCGGTGGGGCGCGGGGCGGGGGTACGTCCGTGGGACGGCGGGCGGAGCACGGCCGGGCCTCACGGTCCGGTCGGGGGGTAGTGCCCGTGGTCCGCCAGATCCTGGTCGACGGCCCGCACCGCCTCGTCCAGCGCGGGCCGCACGGCCCCTCCCCCCATGATCTTCGCGAAGGCGTGGGAGAAGGCCTCGGTGATCGCCGGATAGGCGGGGGTCTGCGGCCGGGGACGTGCGGCCCCGGCGCGCAGTTGTTCTATGTAGAGGCGTGCGCGGCCGCCCTCGGCGAAG is drawn from Streptomyces bottropensis ATCC 25435 and contains these coding sequences:
- the uvrC gene encoding excinuclease ABC subunit UvrC; translation: MADPSSYRPSPGQIPDSPGVYKFRDEHRRVIYVGKAKSLRQRLANYFQDLTGLHPRTRTMVTTAASVEWTVVSTEVEALQLEYSWIKEFDPRFNVKYRDDKSYPYLAVTMNEQYPRVQVMRGHKKKGVRYFGPYAHAWAIRDTVDLLLRVFPVRTCSAGVFKNAARTGRPCLLGYIGKCSAPCVERISAEDHRELADEFSDFMAGRTGTYIRRLEKRMTDAAEDMEYERAARLRDDIEALKKAMEKNAVVLADATDADLIAVAEDELEAAVQIFHVRGGRVRGQRGWVTDKVEAVTTGDLVEHALQQLYGEETGDSVPKEVLVPALPDPVGPVQEWLTGRRGAGVSLRIPQRGDKKALMETVARNAQQSLVLHKTKRASDLTTRSRALEEIAEALDLDSAPLRIECYDISHLQGDDVVASMVVFEDGLARKSEYRRFQIKGRVGDTQVWHGEGQDDVRSMHEVIARRFRRYLAEKEKTGEWVEEDENAGIDPNAFTEEDGRPKRFAYPPQLVVVDGGQPQVAAARRALDELGIDDIAVCGLAKRLEEVWVPGEDDPVVLPRSSEGLYLLQRVRDEAHRFAITYQRAKRAKRFRASPLDDVPGLGDARKQALLKHFGSLKKLRSATIDQICEVPGIGRKTAETIAVALAEAAPAAPAVNTATGEIMDEEEPGTTADPSGEPVAAGAPDRRRGQET
- the rapZ gene encoding RNase adapter RapZ — encoded protein: MTEHDERPELPEPTELPGRPERPEEQHHEHTAERGEAHSAVGDATPQHPAPQEDGAHVSTGIETAGVPEAAIPELVIISGMSGAGRSTAAKCLEDLGWFVVDNLPPALIPTMVELGARSQGNVARIAVVVDVRGRRFFDNLRDSLADLETKHVTRRIVFLESSDDALVRRFESVRRPHPLQGDGRITDGIAAERELLRELRGDADLVIDTSSLNVHELRAKMDAQFAGDEEPELRATVMSFGFKYGLPVDADLVVDMRFLPNPHWVPELRPFTGLNEEVSAYVFNQPGAKEFLDRYTELLQMIAAGYRREGKRYVTIAVGCTGGKHRSVATSEKLAARLASQGVETVVVHRDMGRE
- a CDS encoding response regulator transcription factor — encoded protein: MEADQHPVRGRVVLADDDVLLREGLASLCERVGYEVAGQAGDADGLMDLVETELPDIAIVDIRMPPTQSTEGLKAAGTIRERYPSVGILVLSAFVEVEDALELLAGGRSIGYLLKSRITVVDEFLETLDRIRRGGSVVDPSLVQELVAAQRRDDPLSMLSNREREVLGLMAEGRSNSGIGRRLWVTEGTVEKHVRSILGKLRLPEEPDDHRRVLAVLTFLETR